A single region of the Anaerolineales bacterium genome encodes:
- a CDS encoding oligosaccharide flippase family protein — translation MTILALIFGRGLAQAAGMIAGLVAVRLLAPSAFGAYSLATTTIGLIGILADMGRDPILTARTAANPQAQGVLLWAAIRWRFIATLATALVILLAALIPPLGRPDLLLVGVISLFPRGVIRAICAALTGLDKARRAASIELFTGLGIALLTIMGAIFGRDALWLMGALAVGNGIGMIAALGGRPHPTPQTGGIDLHWRWQMGLPFVLVGLAGALFQGLDLYLVAALYARPEYDAVAFYAASLRVVSLLLIVPTAWGTVMLPRYIRAYQTSPLAARRLWRRQQGALLMVGIALAAVSGWLSTPFIGWLLGESYTIAAPILAILGCMVIPVCVSAPTIALLTAQGRTGGIAMAVIIAGGAALLIILLIGIYIPFSPPQGVIAIAAVKVFAMALLAWLYGRAVAR, via the coding sequence ATGACCATTCTCGCCTTGATCTTCGGACGCGGACTGGCACAAGCGGCAGGAATGATCGCTGGCTTGGTGGCGGTACGGCTGCTTGCCCCTTCCGCGTTTGGGGCATATTCCCTTGCCACGACGACGATAGGGCTGATCGGGATTCTCGCGGACATGGGGCGTGATCCGATACTCACCGCCCGCACCGCTGCCAACCCCCAAGCACAGGGCGTCCTTTTGTGGGCTGCTATTCGCTGGCGGTTCATTGCCACCCTTGCCACCGCCCTCGTGATTCTCCTTGCCGCGTTGATTCCCCCCCTCGGGCGCCCCGATTTACTGCTGGTTGGAGTGATCAGTTTGTTTCCGCGTGGGGTTATCCGCGCCATCTGCGCCGCGCTGACAGGGCTTGATAAGGCGCGGCGGGCGGCGTCGATTGAATTGTTCACAGGGCTTGGCATTGCCCTTCTGACAATTATGGGGGCGATCTTTGGGCGTGATGCGCTGTGGCTGATGGGCGCGTTGGCTGTTGGGAATGGGATTGGGATGATTGCTGCTCTTGGGGGGCGCCCTCATCCGACTCCCCAAACGGGCGGGATCGATCTTCATTGGCGCTGGCAGATGGGGTTACCGTTCGTCCTTGTGGGGTTAGCGGGAGCGCTCTTTCAGGGGTTAGATCTTTATCTTGTCGCGGCGCTCTATGCCCGCCCAGAGTATGACGCAGTGGCTTTTTATGCCGCCTCTTTGCGCGTGGTTAGTCTGTTGTTGATCGTTCCCACAGCATGGGGGACAGTCATGCTCCCGCGCTATATTCGCGCCTACCAAACCTCTCCGCTGGCGGCGCGGCGACTCTGGCGGCGTCAGCAGGGGGCGCTGTTGATGGTGGGCATTGCCCTTGCCGCAGTAAGCGGCTGGCTCAGTACACCCTTCATAGGCTGGCTGTTGGGCGAGTCCTATACCATCGCTGCGCCGATCCTCGCCATTTTAGGTTGTATGGTGATTCCGGTGTGTGTGAGCGCTCCGACAATTGCCCTTCTGACCGCGCAAGGGCGGACGGGGGGCATTGCCATGGCGGTTATCATAGCGGGTGGGGCTGCCTTACTGATAATTCTCCTTATCGGAATATATATCCCGTTTTCGCCCCCCCAGGGGGTGATTGCCATTGCGGCAGTCAAGGTGTTTGCTATGGCGCTGTTGGCATGGCTGTATGGGCGGGCGGTGGCGCGGTAA
- a CDS encoding ABC transporter permease encodes MPYLAAGAALLAWQISAADPTLAFTLASPRSVAEEFLRLVGNGTLFTHLLVTLLEIALGFTGGVLLALLGGYGIANSRLLESLLGPYAVGFQAVPMIAIAPILIRFFGPGIPTNATICGLIVFFPMLISTIVGLRGIDSDQRAILHSLTATRWQMFRLLELPAAFPTILGGLKISTTLAVVGAVVGEAFAAQAGLGYLIYASRFVYNSAGVFVAVFTLTALAITLYQTVAWVERHTVQWRRANELE; translated from the coding sequence TTGCCCTACCTTGCTGCGGGCGCAGCCCTTCTCGCTTGGCAGATCAGCGCCGCCGATCCGACCCTCGCTTTTACCCTTGCCTCACCACGCAGTGTTGCCGAGGAATTCCTTCGGCTGGTGGGCAATGGGACGCTGTTCACCCATCTGCTGGTGACGTTGTTGGAAATTGCCCTCGGTTTCACGGGGGGAGTCTTGCTGGCGCTCTTAGGGGGATACGGGATTGCCAACAGCCGCTTGTTAGAGAGTCTGTTGGGTCCTTACGCGGTGGGCTTTCAGGCAGTGCCGATGATCGCCATCGCCCCCATCCTGATCCGCTTTTTTGGACCCGGCATCCCGACGAACGCCACCATCTGCGGCTTGATCGTCTTTTTCCCCATGTTGATCAGTACAATTGTTGGCTTGCGGGGAATCGACTCTGACCAACGGGCGATTTTGCATAGTCTGACGGCAACGCGCTGGCAAATGTTCCGCCTGTTGGAACTTCCCGCCGCCTTTCCCACTATCTTAGGCGGGCTGAAGATTAGCACAACGTTGGCGGTGGTGGGGGCGGTGGTGGGGGAGGCATTCGCTGCCCAAGCCGGTCTTGGCTACCTGATTTATGCCTCCCGCTTTGTGTATAATTCGGCGGGTGTTTTTGTGGCGGTCTTCACCCTGACTGCCCTCGCCATCACCCTTTACCAAACGGTGGCGTGGGTGGAACGCCACACCGTCCAGTGGCGACGCGCCAACGAACTTGAGTAA
- a CDS encoding ClbS/DfsB family four-helix bundle protein, whose product MQKKDLLNELRAARTAFLIGLEGLSDDALLRPGACGLWSVKDVLTHLTSWESELVTALAKLDPKNAPNIVRIEDIDEWNQDQYAANAAIPLALAREDFEGVHKHLIKMIEGLDEVTLTDPRRFRWMEGEPLTYLILDTAVWHEKEHLDDIRAWREEAGL is encoded by the coding sequence ATGCAAAAAAAAGACCTACTCAACGAACTACGGGCTGCCCGCACCGCTTTTCTCATCGGGCTTGAGGGACTTTCTGATGATGCCCTGCTGCGCCCCGGCGCCTGCGGCTTATGGTCGGTGAAGGATGTCCTTACCCATCTCACCTCATGGGAATCGGAATTGGTCACAGCGTTGGCAAAACTTGACCCCAAGAACGCCCCCAATATCGTCCGCATTGAGGATATAGACGAGTGGAATCAAGACCAATACGCCGCAAACGCCGCGATCCCGCTGGCGCTGGCGCGGGAGGATTTCGAGGGTGTCCACAAGCACCTGATCAAGATGATCGAGGGGCTGGACGAAGTAACCCTGACCGACCCCCGCCGCTTTCGCTGGATGGAGGGCGAACCGCTGACCTATTTGATCCTTGATACAGCGGTTTGGCACGAGAAAGAACACCTTGATGACATTCGCGCTTGGCGCGAGGAAGCCGGGCTATGA
- a CDS encoding ABC transporter substrate-binding protein — protein MIRHSHTARLIALILLILALGLSSCAVGTPQLITGEGKKSNNAHGGSEGTAEPHGEATAEPHGSATAEPHGEATAAPTEAHSEATPAEATAEPTSEPTTAPTVSPTPAAMATPEPTAEGTAAALELSPATLFLGYIPNIQFAPVYVAYDLGYFREVGIDLTIEHGFDETDGLTRIAAGKLTFGMISGEQVILARAAGAPVKYVYRWYQKFPVGLVMLEKNAIKELADLKGKTLGVPGLFGASYVGLQALLKTAGVSESEVTIKAIGFEPVPVICSGGVDASVVYISNEPAQVEKTCGAVTVIPVAEYANLVSNGLVVGETLLKDDPAFVRRAVAAFNRGLAKVIEDPALAYEISRKYVETLGADDAVQRNVLAKSIDLWKAERLGANDAATWTRTAETLLGMGLIQTMPDVAAAYTDDFLP, from the coding sequence ATGATTCGTCATTCGCACACAGCCCGTCTCATCGCGCTGATCCTGCTCATCCTTGCCTTAGGGCTTTCCTCTTGCGCCGTGGGAACGCCGCAGTTGATCACGGGTGAGGGGAAAAAATCGAACAACGCCCATGGGGGCAGCGAAGGCACGGCTGAACCACACGGCGAAGCCACCGCCGAGCCACATGGCAGCGCAACGGCTGAACCACACGGCGAAGCCACCGCCGCCCCAACAGAAGCCCATAGTGAGGCAACCCCTGCTGAGGCAACCGCTGAGCCGACCAGTGAACCAACAACAGCGCCCACCGTCAGCCCGACGCCAGCAGCAATGGCAACCCCCGAACCCACCGCTGAGGGGACAGCAGCGGCGCTTGAACTCTCCCCGGCAACCCTTTTTTTAGGCTATATCCCGAACATACAGTTCGCACCCGTCTACGTCGCCTATGACCTCGGCTATTTTCGGGAGGTTGGGATCGATCTGACGATTGAACATGGCTTTGACGAGACAGACGGGCTAACCCGCATTGCAGCCGGAAAACTGACCTTTGGCATGATCAGCGGGGAACAGGTGATCCTTGCACGGGCAGCCGGAGCGCCCGTGAAGTACGTCTACCGCTGGTACCAAAAATTCCCCGTTGGCTTGGTCATGCTAGAAAAAAACGCGATCAAAGAGCTTGCCGACCTAAAAGGAAAGACACTGGGCGTCCCGGGCTTGTTCGGGGCAAGTTATGTTGGGTTGCAAGCGCTTTTGAAAACGGCGGGAGTCAGCGAAAGCGAGGTAACAATCAAAGCGATTGGCTTTGAACCCGTCCCCGTCATTTGCTCTGGGGGAGTGGATGCCTCAGTGGTGTACATCAGCAACGAACCAGCGCAGGTGGAAAAGACATGCGGAGCAGTGACAGTCATCCCCGTCGCAGAATACGCCAACCTTGTCTCGAATGGGTTGGTCGTTGGGGAAACCCTTCTCAAGGATGATCCGGCATTTGTGCGGCGTGCCGTTGCTGCCTTCAATCGCGGCTTGGCAAAGGTGATCGAAGACCCAGCGCTTGCCTATGAGATCAGCCGTAAGTACGTGGAAACGCTCGGCGCAGATGACGCCGTTCAGCGCAATGTGTTGGCGAAGTCGATTGATTTGTGGAAGGCAGAGCGGCTCGGCGCAAACGATGCGGCAACCTGGACGCGCACCGCAGAGACGCTGCTAGGCATGGGCTTGATCCAAACGATGCCCGATGTAGCAGCTGCATACACGGATGACTTCTTGCCCTAA
- a CDS encoding glycine cleavage system protein T: MTTYFFDRTPHSGVLELTDQHRLDLLHRMSTNDVNVLQSGEGCSTVLTTALARIIDRVTVYHRGETVLLLTALPDAVRAWLQKHIFWADKVKVRDVSASWAHVELYGAQAAALIGEIVPGAETLPLHHNRESGGLLAAPTYLLAGAGYRLLIPQETADDLRTRLVNDSRITLGNSETYERLRIAAGMPAAGHELTEDYIPLEAGLWESVSFRKGCYIGQEIIARMESRNKLAKTLVALQLTEYAPLKATIAHDGMAVGTLTSLAQMEDGTYRGLGFVKPEWSASGTRLTLENVPVEVVPAPLIAPRETV; this comes from the coding sequence ATGACCACCTACTTCTTTGACCGCACCCCCCACAGCGGCGTACTCGAACTTACCGATCAACACCGCCTCGACTTGCTTCACCGCATGTCCACAAACGATGTGAATGTCCTCCAGTCAGGCGAAGGCTGTTCTACTGTCCTTACAACGGCACTTGCCCGCATCATTGATCGGGTGACCGTCTACCATCGCGGGGAGACGGTGCTGCTTCTCACCGCCCTGCCCGATGCGGTACGCGCATGGCTGCAAAAGCATATCTTCTGGGCAGACAAGGTGAAGGTTCGGGATGTGAGTGCCTCATGGGCGCATGTTGAACTCTATGGCGCGCAGGCGGCGGCGCTTATTGGGGAGATTGTCCCCGGCGCGGAAACGCTCCCCCTCCACCACAACCGTGAGAGCGGCGGTCTGCTGGCTGCCCCAACCTACCTCCTCGCTGGCGCGGGCTATAGGCTTCTCATCCCGCAAGAAACTGCCGACGATCTTCGTACTCGCCTTGTGAATGATTCCCGTATCACGCTAGGCAACAGCGAAACCTATGAACGGCTGCGCATCGCAGCGGGAATGCCCGCCGCCGGGCATGAACTCACCGAGGACTACATCCCCCTAGAGGCGGGGTTATGGGAGTCCGTCAGCTTTCGGAAGGGCTGTTACATCGGGCAGGAGATCATCGCCCGTATGGAGAGCCGGAACAAGCTGGCGAAAACGTTGGTGGCGCTCCAATTGACAGAATACGCCCCTTTGAAAGCCACCATTGCCCATGACGGCATGGCGGTGGGAACACTCACCAGCCTTGCCCAGATGGAAGACGGGACGTATCGTGGGTTGGGCTTTGTAAAACCGGAATGGAGCGCCAGCGGAACACGGCTTACCCTTGAGAACGTGCCAGTAGAGGTTGTCCCCGCACCCTTGATCGCCCCCCGTGAAACGGTCTAG
- the accC gene encoding acetyl-CoA carboxylase biotin carboxylase subunit, with translation MTVVESRNLRKVLIANRGEIAVRIIRACRELGIRTVAVYSDADRRALHVRYADEAYYIGAPPPRDSYLNMGKLIDVARQSNADAIHPGYGFLSEREVFAETCEEAGIIFVGPPPNAIRTMGDKQTARMTVKAAGVPIVPGTEPGLHDEDILRAAEGIGYPVLVKASAGGGGKGMRIVHNAEDLPDALASARREAQNAFGDGTVYLEKYIENGRHIEIQILADMHGNCISLGERECSIQRRHQKLVEESPSPLVTEEMRQAMGAVAVAAARSVNYVNAGTIEFIVDKDRNFYFMEMNTRLQVEHPVTELVTGVDLVKEQLRIARGRKMEPTQETLQFHGHAIECRINAEDPYNNFLPSIGMISLHLAPTGPGVRLDSGIYAGYEVTPYYDSMLSKLIVWGANRPQAIRRLSRALSEYRIMGLKTNLPFHHKLVDSHHFISGKFDTGFIEHHYTAEVDEAKLEHESAAIIATLVAHADRQQAAQIVASPARDTSNWKWVGRYERMHR, from the coding sequence ATGACCGTTGTTGAATCGCGCAATCTCCGAAAAGTCTTGATCGCCAATCGTGGTGAGATCGCTGTGCGCATCATCCGCGCCTGCCGCGAACTGGGCATCCGCACCGTCGCCGTCTACAGCGATGCGGATCGCCGCGCCCTTCACGTCCGCTATGCTGACGAAGCCTATTACATCGGAGCGCCCCCCCCCCGCGACAGCTACCTCAACATGGGCAAGCTGATCGATGTGGCGCGGCAGTCGAACGCTGACGCCATCCATCCGGGATATGGCTTTCTTTCCGAGCGGGAGGTCTTTGCCGAAACCTGTGAGGAAGCGGGGATCATCTTCGTCGGACCGCCCCCGAACGCCATCCGCACGATGGGCGACAAACAAACCGCCCGCATGACGGTCAAAGCGGCGGGTGTCCCCATTGTCCCTGGGACAGAACCGGGCTTGCATGATGAGGACATTCTCCGCGCCGCCGAGGGCATCGGCTACCCCGTCTTGGTGAAGGCATCGGCGGGTGGCGGCGGCAAGGGGATGCGCATCGTCCACAACGCCGAAGACCTCCCCGATGCGCTGGCATCCGCCCGCCGCGAGGCGCAAAATGCCTTTGGCGATGGCACCGTCTACCTTGAAAAATACATCGAAAACGGGCGACACATCGAAATTCAAATCCTTGCCGATATGCACGGGAACTGCATCTCGCTTGGTGAGCGCGAGTGCAGCATCCAGCGCCGCCATCAAAAACTGGTCGAAGAATCGCCAAGCCCTCTCGTCACCGAGGAGATGCGTCAGGCGATGGGTGCGGTTGCCGTTGCCGCCGCCCGCTCGGTCAATTACGTGAACGCCGGCACGATTGAATTCATCGTGGATAAAGATCGCAATTTCTACTTTATGGAGATGAACACCCGCCTTCAGGTGGAACATCCGGTGACGGAACTCGTCACCGGCGTTGATCTCGTCAAAGAGCAGCTGCGCATTGCACGCGGGCGCAAGATGGAGCCAACCCAAGAAACCCTCCAGTTTCACGGTCATGCTATCGAGTGCCGCATCAACGCCGAAGACCCCTACAACAACTTCCTCCCCTCCATTGGGATGATTAGCTTGCACCTTGCCCCCACTGGGCCGGGCGTCCGCCTAGACAGCGGGATTTATGCGGGCTATGAGGTCACCCCCTACTACGATTCGATGCTGAGCAAGCTCATTGTCTGGGGGGCAAACCGCCCACAGGCAATCCGCCGTCTCAGCCGCGCCCTCAGCGAATACCGCATCATGGGCTTGAAAACAAACCTCCCCTTCCATCACAAGCTAGTTGATAGCCACCACTTCATCAGCGGGAAGTTTGATACGGGCTTTATTGAACATCACTACACGGCAGAGGTGGATGAGGCGAAACTCGAACATGAATCCGCGGCGATTATCGCCACCCTCGTTGCTCACGCAGACCGTCAACAGGCGGCGCAGATTGTCGCCTCCCCCGCCCGCGATACGTCCAACTGGAAATGGGTTGGGCGCTACGAGCGGATGCACCGCTAA
- a CDS encoding glycoside hydrolase family 16 protein, whose translation MTTSAEVDRAATCAGVDGTGMNDTGTWELVWSDEFEGEAGTPPNKEFWAFDIGGSGWGNNELQYYTDDIENAALDGEGSLAIVAREENPNNYRCPIVPCKYTSARLITQKKVTVLYGRIEARIKIPRGQGIWPAFWMLGADITKTPWPKCGEIDIMENIGSEPKVIHQTVHGPGYSGANGVTNSYRLETDFADDFHVYAVDWQPDSLRWYIDGVLVRTVTPDDLRGNAWVFDHEFFLLLNVAVGGNWPGKPDKTTIFPQTMLIDYVRVYRQAE comes from the coding sequence ATGACAACCTCTGCTGAGGTGGATCGGGCGGCGACGTGTGCTGGAGTGGACGGTACTGGGATGAACGACACAGGGACATGGGAACTCGTTTGGTCGGATGAATTTGAGGGCGAAGCCGGAACGCCCCCCAATAAAGAGTTCTGGGCGTTTGACATTGGTGGATCGGGGTGGGGCAACAACGAACTCCAATACTACACAGACGACATTGAAAACGCGGCGTTGGATGGGGAAGGGTCGCTGGCGATTGTAGCGCGGGAAGAAAACCCCAATAATTACCGCTGCCCCATCGTTCCCTGTAAGTACACCTCAGCACGGCTGATCACCCAAAAGAAGGTCACTGTCTTGTATGGACGGATCGAAGCCCGAATTAAGATTCCGCGTGGGCAGGGGATTTGGCCCGCCTTTTGGATGCTTGGCGCAGATATTACGAAAACGCCATGGCCCAAGTGTGGCGAGATTGACATTATGGAAAACATTGGCTCAGAGCCGAAGGTTATTCACCAGACGGTTCATGGTCCCGGCTATTCAGGGGCAAATGGGGTGACGAACAGCTATCGCCTTGAGACCGATTTTGCCGATGATTTTCATGTCTATGCCGTTGACTGGCAGCCCGACAGCCTCCGTTGGTACATTGATGGCGTCTTGGTGCGCACGGTGACCCCCGACGACCTACGCGGGAATGCCTGGGTGTTCGATCACGAATTTTTCTTGCTGCTGAATGTGGCGGTGGGGGGAAATTGGCCCGGCAAGCCGGACAAAACAACCATTTTTCCGCAGACGATGCTCATTGATTATGTCCGCGTCTATCGGCAGGCGGAGTGA
- a CDS encoding peptidylprolyl isomerase: MATSYPNPPVMAIDPQKHYTAIFHTARGDIRITLFAAEAPITVNNFVFLAREGFYNGTTFHRVIKNFMVQGGDPTGTGRGGPGYKWNDEESALKLRHDGAGVLSMANAGRNTNGSQFFITHTATPHLDGKHAVFGRVADQDSLAILMKIRERDPNEAQPGDALNSVEIVEN; this comes from the coding sequence ATGGCAACCAGTTACCCCAACCCGCCCGTTATGGCGATTGATCCCCAAAAACACTATACGGCGATTTTCCACACAGCGCGGGGCGATATTCGCATCACGCTTTTTGCCGCCGAAGCGCCAATCACTGTGAACAATTTTGTCTTTCTCGCCCGCGAAGGGTTTTACAATGGGACAACCTTTCACCGCGTGATCAAGAACTTTATGGTACAAGGCGGCGATCCCACAGGAACAGGGCGCGGCGGTCCGGGCTACAAATGGAACGATGAAGAATCCGCTCTGAAATTGCGCCACGACGGGGCAGGCGTCCTGAGCATGGCAAACGCCGGACGGAATACGAACGGCAGCCAGTTCTTCATCACCCACACAGCAACCCCTCACCTTGATGGAAAACATGCCGTCTTTGGGCGCGTTGCCGACCAAGACAGCCTCGCTATCCTGATGAAAATCCGTGAGCGCGATCCCAACGAGGCGCAGCCCGGCGATGCCCTAAACAGCGTGGAGATCGTTGAGAATTAG
- a CDS encoding VWA domain-containing protein produces MSTRLIRITAFLCALTLLAGTVTVGATGIQGRDKGNPRQAPERVSVYLKSHRVSIKIENQLATTSIEQVFYNPSDRMAEGEYLFPLPEGAAVADLTLFIDGQPIKGEILDAKQAQAIYTEIVRRLQDPVLLQYVGRNAVKANIFPIPPRSERKISLTYTHIAPAESGLIHYTYPLRTDYISKNAAAEVSVAMEVTSNTPIGTIYSPNAQVAINRTGETSFRAGFETSNYRATEDFTVYYGAANDEIAANLLTYRESADLDGFFLLMLTPPTKNNITRVIPKDVIIVLDQSGSMVGPKWDQARQAAEYILNNLNEGDRLNVVIFSSGYRIFANAPQPSGEAGNAIRWVKSQDALGGTDINTALTVALDAADKSRQTVILFFTDGLPTEGITDRKAILENVRARANANTRIFAFGVGDDVDTFLLDSLSTTYGGTSVYVRPTENIKEKAQALYDKIVSPVLTNIKLTIAGAILEDTIPAAPLPDLFAGSQLVIAGRYRGQGGTTITLTGDLNGETKTYTYEGLNFSANAGGQPFVARLWAQRKIGALLNQIRLNGETRELVDSVVALSVRYGIITPYTSFLITEDDIRRRTEGGVPPPAPGDRDFSLATPLALPIQGFATIPPPSGAGAVERSKSEDELRGGNSIMAMPTATAAAFGYSGQEEPKDQDKGSASAGEIIKPVAGKTFVLRVGIWVDSEFLVMKDVTPVKVKAFSDEYFALLTKDPHMGEYLAIGEHVVIVIGGTVYEIVPN; encoded by the coding sequence ATGTCAACACGGCTCATTCGGATTACAGCATTTTTGTGCGCCCTCACCCTTCTTGCGGGGACAGTCACCGTCGGCGCGACGGGTATTCAAGGGCGCGATAAGGGAAACCCTCGCCAAGCCCCAGAGCGGGTTTCGGTCTACCTTAAATCCCACCGCGTCTCCATCAAGATTGAAAATCAATTGGCGACGACCAGCATTGAACAAGTCTTTTACAATCCGTCGGATCGCATGGCAGAGGGCGAATACCTTTTCCCACTTCCCGAAGGGGCAGCAGTTGCCGATTTAACCTTGTTCATTGATGGGCAGCCCATCAAGGGAGAAATCCTTGACGCGAAACAGGCACAGGCAATCTACACCGAAATTGTCCGGCGGCTACAAGACCCTGTACTGCTCCAATATGTAGGGCGCAATGCGGTGAAGGCGAATATCTTCCCTATTCCCCCGCGCAGCGAGCGCAAAATTAGCCTCACCTATACTCATATCGCCCCCGCCGAAAGTGGTTTGATCCACTACACCTATCCGCTGCGGACGGATTACATCAGCAAAAACGCCGCCGCCGAGGTGAGCGTGGCGATGGAAGTGACCTCCAACACACCCATCGGGACGATCTACTCCCCGAATGCGCAGGTTGCCATCAACCGCACCGGAGAAACGAGCTTCCGCGCTGGCTTTGAAACCTCGAATTACCGCGCCACCGAAGATTTCACCGTGTATTATGGGGCGGCAAACGACGAAATCGCTGCCAACCTGCTCACCTACCGTGAGAGTGCCGATCTAGACGGGTTCTTCTTGCTCATGCTGACCCCGCCGACAAAAAACAACATCACCCGTGTGATCCCGAAAGACGTGATCATCGTCCTCGATCAATCCGGTTCGATGGTTGGTCCAAAGTGGGATCAGGCACGACAAGCCGCAGAATACATCCTGAACAACCTGAACGAGGGTGATCGGCTGAATGTTGTCATCTTCAGTTCCGGCTACCGTATTTTTGCTAACGCGCCGCAGCCAAGTGGTGAAGCGGGGAATGCCATCCGTTGGGTGAAATCCCAAGATGCACTTGGCGGCACAGATATTAACACGGCGCTCACCGTTGCCCTTGATGCGGCGGATAAGAGCCGCCAAACGGTTATCTTGTTCTTCACTGATGGTCTGCCCACCGAGGGGATTACGGATCGAAAGGCGATCCTCGAAAACGTTCGGGCGCGGGCGAACGCCAACACCCGAATTTTCGCCTTCGGGGTCGGTGACGATGTGGATACCTTCCTCTTAGATTCGCTTTCGACCACCTACGGCGGAACGAGCGTTTACGTCCGCCCGACGGAGAATATCAAGGAAAAAGCACAGGCACTCTACGATAAGATCGTTTCGCCCGTTCTGACAAACATCAAACTGACCATTGCCGGCGCGATCTTGGAGGACACCATCCCCGCTGCGCCGCTGCCCGATTTGTTTGCCGGATCGCAGTTGGTGATTGCCGGACGCTATCGCGGACAGGGCGGCACAACAATCACGCTCACGGGCGACCTTAATGGCGAGACAAAGACCTACACGTATGAAGGGTTGAATTTCTCGGCAAATGCTGGCGGGCAGCCCTTTGTGGCGCGGCTTTGGGCGCAGCGCAAGATCGGCGCTCTGCTAAATCAAATCCGCCTGAATGGAGAGACCCGCGAACTCGTTGATTCCGTCGTGGCGCTCAGTGTTCGCTATGGGATCATCACCCCCTACACGTCCTTCTTGATCACCGAAGATGATATTCGCCGCCGCACAGAAGGTGGTGTCCCGCCGCCCGCTCCGGGGGATAGGGATTTCAGCCTTGCTACACCCTTGGCGTTGCCAATACAGGGATTTGCAACGATACCACCTCCTTCAGGCGCGGGGGCAGTAGAACGCTCCAAGTCTGAAGATGAACTACGCGGGGGAAATTCCATCATGGCAATGCCAACGGCGACTGCCGCAGCCTTTGGCTACAGCGGACAGGAAGAACCAAAGGATCAAGATAAGGGCAGCGCTTCTGCGGGCGAGATCATCAAGCCTGTCGCCGGAAAGACGTTTGTCCTCCGCGTGGGTATCTGGGTGGATAGCGAATTCCTCGTCATGAAGGATGTGACACCGGTGAAGGTGAAAGCGTTTAGCGATGAGTATTTCGCCCTGCTGACAAAGGACCCACACATGGGCGAATACCTTGCCATTGGTGAGCATGTTGTCATTGTCATTGGGGGAACGGTCTACGAGATCGTCCCGAACTGA